ACAAGCGGGAGAGCTCAATATAATCATGCTGACTACGAGCACTTTCACATAGAGATGCAAAGTCAAAATGAACCACCCCATCCCCTTCGGCTTTTACCTCTAAGAGACGATGATTAATTTCTATTTGAGTCGATTTGTAATCGCAACCAGAAACTAACTGTAAGAAGTAACCTTTCATATTCGTTTCAGCATCGCTATCTAATGGGTAGTGATATATTTCTGCCTGCTCTAGCGTTCTAAGGCGATAATCAACACCACTATCCACATTGATAATGTCACAATGTTGCTCAATTAGAGAAATAGCAGGTAAAAAACGAGCTCGCTGTAGCCCATTACGATATAAGTCTTGAGGCAATATATTCGACGTAGCGACTAACGTTATCCCTCTATCAAATAAAGCCTCCAATAAAGTTGCTAAGATCATCGCATCAGTAATATCTGAAACAAAAAACTCATCAAAGCAGATAATGTCGGTTTCTTGTTTAAATTTATCAGCAACAATAAGCAAAGGATCAGACTGCTGTTTTAATTCTCCTAGCTCATCATGAACTCGCTGCATAAAACGATGAAAATGAACTCGCATTTTTCTTTGGGTGGGTAATGCATCATAAAAGGTATCAACTAAATAGGTTTTACCCCGACCGACCCCACCCCAAAAATACAAGCCTTTTTCGGGAATTAACTTTGGTGGTTCTGCTTTTATAAAAAAGTGTTTCCAGGATCTTTTTACTGGTTGTTGAGGAACTTTTAATTCTAAAAAACGTCGATATAAATCATCAAGATGTTCTACAGCATTTTGTTGAGCGCTATCATGCATAAACCCCTCTTGATTGAGGTCTTGCTGATATTTTTCTAATGGTGTCATCACTTTTAATCTTTTCTTTTGTTGATTGACTCCCTTCATAGTAGCATGTTCTCAACACACCCTATGAGTGGGCTAACTCACAGTTATGCCGACCCATATTAATTAAAACGGTAAGGAGTATTTCATGGCGTGGACGTACGCTTTAATTGGCTTAGCTGTTGGTATTACCATTGGCTTTATGATTTCTCGTTTTACAGTACCCGGTATTAAACACCAAAAATCATTAAAACAAGATTTAGAAAAATCCAAATATGAATTGGAGCAATACCGTCAAGAGTTGGTTGATCACTTCGCAACAAGTGCAACAATGCTAGAAGCGTTAGCAAAAGACTTCAATAAGATGTATGACCACATGGCTTCAACATCAAAAGAGTTGATGCCTAATCTTCCAGAGCAAGACAACCCGTTTTCAGCGCGTTTAGGAGAAATGACCCTTTCACCAGAGCTAAACAAAAAAGTAGCTCATGTAAAAGATGAAATTAGTAAACAACCTAAAGATTACGCCAATGGAGCGACAGGCCTTTTAAAGGATGAGCACCTAGTTGATATCAACGCAAAAAAAGAAGATAAAATCGCTTAAAATACGATGTTATCGATGAACTTTCTCAAAGGTTTTTGAGTCGAATAAGTACACTTTGTTTAATTAAGAGTACATTTCGATGAAAAAGCCTTTGCTCGTTTTAGGTGCTTTATCTTTAAGCATCAGTGCGATAATTACACCGATTCAATCCCAAGCAGCCTTACCACTTGCGGTGAATTCACAACAATTACCAAGCCTTGCACCTATGTTGGAGAAAATCACTCCAGCGGTCGTGAGTATTGCCGTAGAAGGAACCCAAGTATCTAAGCGTCATATACCCGAACAGTTTCGTTTCTTTTTTGGTCCAGACTTTCCTTCAGAACAAGTTCAAGAACAACCTTTTAGAGGGCAAGGTTCCGGCGTTATTGTCGATGCTAAAAAAGGATATATTGTTACCAATCATCACGTCATTAATAACGCAGAAAAAATACTGGTGCAGTTACACGATGGACGTGAATACACTGCCGAATTAATTGGCAGTGACGAATTATCTGACATCGCTTTACTTAAACTTGAAGAGGCAAAAAACCTAACCGAAATAAAGTTAGCTGATTCTGACAATTTACGGGTCGGCGATTTTAGTGTTGCCATTGGTAACCCTTTTGGCCTTGGTCAAACCGTAACATCTGGCATTATTTCAGCCTTAGGTCGCAGTGGATTAAACCTAGATAACTTTGAAAACTTTATTCAAACTGATGCCGCAATAAACAGCGGTAATTCAGGAGGTGCACTTGTAAACCTAAATGGTGATTTAATTGGTATTAACACCGCAATACTAGGACCAAATGGCGGCAACGTAGGCATCGGCTTTGCTATCCCATCAAATATGGTTCGTAATTTATCAGAGCAGATTTTAGAGTTTGGTCATGTTAAGCGCGGTATTCTTGGCGTTCAAGGAGGAGAGTTAACACCAGAACTCGCTGAAGCATTCGGTTATGAAACCAATCATGGTGCTTTTGTTAGCCAAGTTGTACCAGATAGTGCAGCTGACAAAGCTGGTATTCAAGCGGGTGACATTCTGATCTCTATCAATGGTAAAAAAATTCAAACTTTTGGTGAGTTACGAGCAAAAGTCGCCACGTTAGGTGCAGGGAAAAAAGTGACCCTAGGCCTGATCCGTGATGGAAAAGAAAAAACCATTACAGCAACACTAAAAGAAGCAGAGCAAATTAAAGCACAAGCTGAAAATCTTCATAACGGACTAAAAGGTGCAGAACTACAAAACACCTCTCAATCAGATCCAGTTAAAGGTGTGAAGATCAGTAATGTAGAAAAAGCATCCATGGCACAACGCTACGGTTTACAAAAAGACGACGTCATTATCGGTGTTAACCGTAAACCAGTGAAAAATTTACAACAATTTAGAAAGCTACTAGAAAGCAAACCGCCGATACTCGCATTAAACATTCAACGTGGTGAACACTCTCTTTATCTAGTCATTAAGTAACCTAGAAGCAAGCACTCATTCTTTAAGTGCTTGCTCTTTCATCCTCTACTTTTTAACTAGATTCAATGTTATCCTAATCAATTATTCTTTTTATTCATCAAGGTTAGGAAGCCAATGCTCTCATTCTTATTGCGTTCAGCTATGATAGGTGTCGCAACAGCTGCGATACTGCTGTTTGCATTCCCTAACCTACGCTCAAGCATCACCCCTGAGCAAAATACGATAGAGCAAACCTCTCAGAACAGTAAGCAAATTTCATTTAATTATGCCGTTCGTCGAGCAGCTCCTGCTGTTGTAAATATCTATAGTCGCAAATACAACGATAATGACCGTCTACGTTTAGATACAGAAGGCTTAGGCTCGGGCGTTATCGTTAGCGATAAAGGCTACATTATTACTAACTATCACGTTGTTGCCGATGCAGACCAAGTTATTGTTGCCCTTCAAGATGGACGTCTATTTAACTCTCAATTAATTGGTAAAGATAAACGTACTGATTTAGCTGTATTACAAATTAAAGATACCAACCTACCTGTTATTCCATTAAACCCAAACTATCAAGCTGATATTGGTGATGTTGTGCTGGCTATTGGTAATCCATACAACCTAGGACAAACCACGACCTTTGGCATTATCTCAGCGACAGGTCGTGCCGCATTGAGTGCTGATGGTACACAAGGACTAATCCAAACCGATGCTGCCATTAACAGAGGTAATTCTGGTGGAGCTCTGGTCAATACCAGAGGTGAGTTAGTGGGTATCAATACCGCCTCATTCCAGCAAGCCACTGAGCTAGAAACTTATGGTATTTCATTTGCAATTCCTTATGCTCTTGCGGATAAAATCATGCGTCGATTGATTGCCGATGGACAAGTAATTCGTGGCTACATTGGCATCGATGGAAGAGACATTAACCCTGCCATGGCAAGATTAATGAATGCAGATAATATCAACGGTATTTTAGTTTTAGGTGTTTCACCAAATAGCCCAGCAGAAAAAGCAGGTATTATTACTCAAGATATAATTACCAGTATCGATGGTAAAAGTGTGACCAATAGACAAAGTGTCATTGATATCGTAACAGAGTTAAGACCGGGTACTGAAGTGGATGTCGATGTGATTCGTAAAGGAATAACCAAAACAATTAAAGTGACAATTGAAGAAGACCCAAGTAATGAATAAAAAAATAGCGCATTAAAAAATGCGCTATTTTTGTATCTAAGCAATGACTAAAGGTTATTCACTTTCTTCTTCAGTCGCTGTGCTCTCACCATTAATATCAATGCGAGTAACTCGTTGTAGGCCTCTTGGCAGTAAACTACCACGACGACCACGCTCCCCACGGAAGTTATCTAAATCCGTAGGTTTCAATCCTAACTTACGTTTACCTGCATACAAGGTAATGGTTGCACCTTGAGGTAATGGCAATAAGTGAGACAAGAATTCTTCACGAGATTTTGAACGTGCTGCTGGTATATTAATGATCTTATTCCCCTTACCTTTACCTAATTGTGGTAAATCTTTAATAGGGAATAAAAGCATTCGACCTTCGTTAGTGATAGCTAAAATCTCATCACTTTCTAAATCAGACACCGCTTCAGGGTTCATTACTTGTGAGTTTTCAGGAAGAGTTAACAGAGCTTTACCGTTTTTATTTTTAGACAGTAAATCAGCACCCTTACAAACAAAACCGTAACCAGCATCAGAGCTGATTAACCATGTCTGTTCTTCTTCACCCATAACCACATGCGTAATTTGACTACCCGCAGTAATATTTAGACGACCCGTAATTGGCTCACCCTGACTTCTTGCTGAAGGCAATGTATGTGATTCAAGTGCATAGCTTCGACCATTACTGCCCATAAAGACAGCTGGCGCGTTACTCTTACCACGCGCATGCGCTAAGTATTTATCGCCTGATTTATAATTCAATGTTGTTGGGTCAACATCATGACCTTTAGCATGACGAATCCAACCTTTATCAGAAAGAACAACCGTAATCGCTTCACTTGGGATTAAGTCACGCTCTGTCATCGCTTTCGCTTCTGCACGCTCAACCAATGGAGAACGGCGATCATCACCAAACTTCTCAGCATCCGCTAAGATTTCTTTCTTAATTAATGTGTTTAAACGACGCTCTGAACCTAATAGTTTCTCAAGATAATCACGCTCTTTAGCTAATTCATCTTGTTCACCACGGATCTTAATCTCTTCCAGTTTAGCTAACTGACGAAGTTTAATTTCTAAAATCGCTTCCGCTTGTTTCTCAGATAAATCAAAGCGAGTCATTAACTCATGCTTTGGATCATCTTCAGTACGGATGATTTCAATCACTTCATCAATATTTAAGTAAGCCGCTAAAAGACCTTCTAAAATATGTAGACGAGCCAGCACTTTATCTAAACGGTGTTGAAGACGTTTACGCACTGTTGTGCGACGGAATTCAATCCATTCAGAAAGAATAGATACCAAACCTTTCACTTGAGGACGCTGATCCAAACCAATCATGTTTAAGTTAACACGGTAGCTTTTTTCAAGATCTGTCGAAGCAAATAAATGGTTCATTAATGGTTCCGCATCCACTCGGTTTGAGCGAGGAACAATAACGATACGTGTTGGATTCTCATGATCAGATTCATCACGAAGATCATCTACCATAGGTAACTTCTTCGCTCGCATTTGGTTTGCGATTTGCTCTAATAATTTACTACCAGATACTTGATGTGGCAGAGCGGTAATAACAATATCACCCTCTTCTTTATGCCATACCGCACGCATTTTAATGCTGCCTCTACCTGAACGGTAAATCTTTTTAATTTCACTTGATGGTGAAATAATTTCAGCTTTGGTTGGATAATCTGGACCTTTTACAAAATCCATCACCTCATCTAAATCCGCTTTTGGATTTTCTAATAGGTGAACTGTTGCATTTGCGACTTCACGTACATTGTGAGGTGGAATGTCTGTTGCCATACCAACCGCGATACCAGTAATACCGTTCAATAAAATATGAGGTAAACGTGAAGGTAATATCGTTGGCTCTTTCATTGTGCCATCGAAGTTTGGCTGCCAATCAACTGTACCTTGACCAATTTCGCCTAATAATACATCAGCAAACTTAGACAGTTTTGATTCCGTATAACGCATTGCAGCAAATGATTTAGGATCATCTGGCGCACCCCAGTTACCTTGACCATCAACTAATGGATAGCGATAAGAGAAAGGTTGAGCCATTAACACCATGGCTTCATAACACGCAGAGTCACCGTGTGGGTGGTATTTACCTAATACATCACCAACGGTACGTGCTGATTTCTTATACTTTGCGTTTGCTGATAAACCAAGTTCAGACATCGCGTAAATAATACGACGTTGAACTGGTTTTAAACCATCACCGATATACGGTAATGCACGGTCCATGATTACGTACATGGAGTAATTTAGATAAGCGTCTTCTGTAAACTTGCGCAGTGGCAGCTGTTCAACACCTTCTAAGGACATTTCTGTACTCATTTTTATACCTCTGCCTGATCGCCGTTAGATTGTAGCCAAGCACGACGATCGTCTGCACGTTTCTTACCTAAAAGCATATCCATCATTTCATCAGTTTGTTCATCATCATCGATCGTTAACTGAACAAGACGTCGTGTATTTGGATCCATCGTCGTTTCACGCAATTGAAGTGGGTTCATCTCACCCAATCCTTTAAATCGCTGTACATTAATTTTTGCGCGCTTATTGCTTAGACGATCTAATACGCCTTCTTTTTCTTCTTCATCAAGTGCGTAGAACACCTCTTTACCGCAATCAATACGATACAAAGGAGGCATGGCAACATAAACGTGGCCAGCTTGAACTAATGCTTTGAAGTGTTTTAGATAAAGTGCACATAACAGGGTTGCGATATGAAGACCGTCGGAGTCAGCATCGGCAAGGATACATACTTTACCGTAACGCAAACCAGATAAGTCATCAGAGTCGGGGTCAATACCCAAAGCAACAGAAATATCATGTACTTCTTGAGATGCTAATACTTGGTCAGCTGATACTTCCCATGTATTCAAAATTTTACCACGCAGTGGCATAACCGCTTGGAACTCACGATCACGAGCTTGTTTAGCAGAACCACCCGCCGAGTCCCCTTCCACTAAGAACAATTCGGTACGAGCTAAATCTTGAACAGAACAATCGGTCAACTTACCCGGAAGAGCTGGACCTGAAGCGATTTTCTTACGAACCACTTTTTTAGCAGCACGCATACGACGGTGCGCGTTCGCAATACATGCTTCAGCAAGTTGTTCTGCGATTTGTGGCTTCTCATTCAACCATAAGCTAAATGCGTCTTTTACCACACCAGAAACAAACGCCGCACACTGACGTGAAGATAAACGCTCTTTAGTTTGACCTGCAAATTGTGGGTCTTGCATTTTCACCGATAATACGTAGGCACAACGGTCCCAAATATCATCAGCAGTTAACTTAACGCCACGAGGAACAAGGTTACGGAACTCACAGAACTCACGCATTGCATCAAGAAGACCTTGGCGCATGCCATTTACGTGCGTACCACCTTGTGCTGTAGGAATAAGGTTTACATAACTTTCAGCAACTAGCTCACCGCCTTCTGGTAGCCAAGTTACCGCCCAATCTGCCGCTTCACCAGTGCCAGAAAAAGCACCAGTAAATGGAATTTCTGGTAATAATGTAAAACCAGTTACACCTTCAAGAAGATAATCTTTAAGACCGTCTTCATAACACCAGTTGTGTTCTTTATCGTTAACTTTATCTTTAAAAACAATTTCTAAGCCAGGACAAAGTACTGCTTTAGCTTTTAAATTATTGATAAGGCGAGTAACAGAGAATTTTGCGGAATCAAAATAGCTCGCATCAGGCCAGAAATGAACACTGGTACCACGGTTACGACGACCACAAGTGCCCGTTACGGTTAAATCTGATACTTTATCACCGTGTTCAAATGCAATTTCATACACTTGGCCATCACGACGAACCGTTACTTCAACTCGTTTTGACAAGGCATTTACTACAGAGATACCAACCCCGTGTAAGCCACCTGAGAATTCGTAGTTTTTACCTGAGAATTTACCACCAGCATGTAACTTACACAAAATAAGTTCAACGCCAGATACTTTTTCTACTGGATGGATATCAACAGGCATACCACGCCCATCATCAATAACTTCAAGTGATTGATCGGCATGTAAAATTACTTCAACTTTTTTCGCGTGTCCGGCTAGGGCTTCATCGACACTGTTATCAATAACTTCTTGGCCCAAATGGTTTGGACGGACAGTGTCGGTATACATACCAGGACGGCGACGAACGGGCTCAAGGCCATTTAGAACCTCAATGGCTCCTGCATTATATTGTTCAGTCATATCTCGGAAGGCTTCTTAAAATTTGTCACATAGTCTGAAAGGGAGAAGGGAAAGTCAAGCAAACGCCCCTATTCCACTCTAAATATGTGGCTTTGTATTAAAGATTGTATAGATACTGTGTCTCTTGCGTAGAGAAACAGTAACTATAAATTTAGAAATTGAATAATTTGTTCAGGATAACGCTCAAAGTTAACAAAACTATGATCGCCGCCTTTTTCTATTGTTTGTTTACAAGCTGAATACTTATCTACAGCTTGTCGGTAATCGAGGACTTCATCGCCTTCTTGTTGCAATAACCATAAGTCATCAACAGAATGTAACGTTTCTACTTGCAATGCTAACAGCTCTTCCATGTGCTTCTCTTCAAGAAAGTATTCTTCTTGAGTATATGGATTTACTTGCTTTCCAAGGTAATCGGCGAGTAACTCATAAGGCTTAACTGCAGGGTTAACTAAAGCCGCTTTAAAACCATATTGATGATTTAACCAAGTAGATAAGTACCCACCAAGAGAACTACCGACCAAACCAATCTGATGTGTGTCTTTATATTTTTCAACAAGTTGAACTAAAAACTCTGCCGCTTGTGAAGGATAAGAAGGTAAACGAGGCACGATAACCTTGATATCTGGCCGGTGTACTTTGCAATACTCAGCCATGACTTGCGCCTTATGAGATAAAGGAGAGCTGTTAAAACCGTGGATATACAAAAGCAAACTTGGTTTATGCATTAGTAGCCCCCTGCCTCACTATCCGCTGAAAAGTCACAATCTTTAAGTCGATATACCTGCGTTTCAATATCACCATTTGGTAATAAATCTAACGTTCTCCAACCTGGAGCTTGAGAGTCCAAAGCAAAATCATCCGAATCAGGTAGGAATTGAACACAAGTGGATGGCGTTGCTAATAAACGAACACCATTAACGATACGATCTAACTCTTGGTGAATATGTCCGCAAACTATCCCATTCACATTGCGATGTTTTGCTAAAACAGACCAAAATTGATCACTTTCTTTAAGTTGGTGTTGGTCTAACCAAGCGCTTCCAGCGGGCAATGGATGGTGATGCAATAATACCAACGAATGACGTTGAGGATGTTGAGATAATGCGTTATCTAATAATGTTAGTTGCTCATCAGATAATGCACCATGAGGAACACCTACAACTTGACTATCCAGAATAATCACTTGCCAATGCTGACCAATAAGTAAGTGTTCACACGCACTAATTTGAGGAGAAGGCAAAACACCGCCCATACTTGGCTTATAGTCATGATTACCAGGAAGCCAGAAACAAGGCTTTTTTAGAGGTGTTATTCCTTTAACGAAGTGCTGATAAGATTCAACGGTATGATCTTGAGAAATATCACCCGTAGCAAGAATGGCATCAAAATCAGGAGTTCGCTGTAATACTTGTTCTACAACACTTTGAAAGCTTTTTCGTGTAGGTACGCCAAGTAATGCGCCATCTTCTGGCGCAAACAAGTGGGTATCTGTT
The Aliivibrio fischeri ATCC 7744 = JCM 18803 = DSM 507 DNA segment above includes these coding regions:
- the parC gene encoding DNA topoisomerase IV subunit A; this translates as MSTEMSLEGVEQLPLRKFTEDAYLNYSMYVIMDRALPYIGDGLKPVQRRIIYAMSELGLSANAKYKKSARTVGDVLGKYHPHGDSACYEAMVLMAQPFSYRYPLVDGQGNWGAPDDPKSFAAMRYTESKLSKFADVLLGEIGQGTVDWQPNFDGTMKEPTILPSRLPHILLNGITGIAVGMATDIPPHNVREVANATVHLLENPKADLDEVMDFVKGPDYPTKAEIISPSSEIKKIYRSGRGSIKMRAVWHKEEGDIVITALPHQVSGSKLLEQIANQMRAKKLPMVDDLRDESDHENPTRIVIVPRSNRVDAEPLMNHLFASTDLEKSYRVNLNMIGLDQRPQVKGLVSILSEWIEFRRTTVRKRLQHRLDKVLARLHILEGLLAAYLNIDEVIEIIRTEDDPKHELMTRFDLSEKQAEAILEIKLRQLAKLEEIKIRGEQDELAKERDYLEKLLGSERRLNTLIKKEILADAEKFGDDRRSPLVERAEAKAMTERDLIPSEAITVVLSDKGWIRHAKGHDVDPTTLNYKSGDKYLAHARGKSNAPAVFMGSNGRSYALESHTLPSARSQGEPITGRLNITAGSQITHVVMGEEEQTWLISSDAGYGFVCKGADLLSKNKNGKALLTLPENSQVMNPEAVSDLESDEILAITNEGRMLLFPIKDLPQLGKGKGNKIINIPAARSKSREEFLSHLLPLPQGATITLYAGKRKLGLKPTDLDNFRGERGRRGSLLPRGLQRVTRIDINGESTATEEESE
- the zapG gene encoding Z-ring associated protein ZapG; translated protein: MAWTYALIGLAVGITIGFMISRFTVPGIKHQKSLKQDLEKSKYELEQYRQELVDHFATSATMLEALAKDFNKMYDHMASTSKELMPNLPEQDNPFSARLGEMTLSPELNKKVAHVKDEISKQPKDYANGATGLLKDEHLVDINAKKEDKIA
- the zapE gene encoding cell division protein ZapE, with amino-acid sequence MTPLEKYQQDLNQEGFMHDSAQQNAVEHLDDLYRRFLELKVPQQPVKRSWKHFFIKAEPPKLIPEKGLYFWGGVGRGKTYLVDTFYDALPTQRKMRVHFHRFMQRVHDELGELKQQSDPLLIVADKFKQETDIICFDEFFVSDITDAMILATLLEALFDRGITLVATSNILPQDLYRNGLQRARFLPAISLIEQHCDIINVDSGVDYRLRTLEQAEIYHYPLDSDAETNMKGYFLQLVSGCDYKSTQIEINHRLLEVKAEGDGVVHFDFASLCESARSQHDYIELSRLYHTVLLSNVKIMGELNDDAARRFIAMVDEFYERNVKLIISAETDLASIYQKGRLTFEFKRCQSRLIEMQSHEYLAKEHLS
- the degS gene encoding outer membrane-stress sensor serine endopeptidase DegS, translated to MLSFLLRSAMIGVATAAILLFAFPNLRSSITPEQNTIEQTSQNSKQISFNYAVRRAAPAVVNIYSRKYNDNDRLRLDTEGLGSGVIVSDKGYIITNYHVVADADQVIVALQDGRLFNSQLIGKDKRTDLAVLQIKDTNLPVIPLNPNYQADIGDVVLAIGNPYNLGQTTTFGIISATGRAALSADGTQGLIQTDAAINRGNSGGALVNTRGELVGINTASFQQATELETYGISFAIPYALADKIMRRLIADGQVIRGYIGIDGRDINPAMARLMNADNINGILVLGVSPNSPAEKAGIITQDIITSIDGKSVTNRQSVIDIVTELRPGTEVDVDVIRKGITKTIKVTIEEDPSNE
- the yqiA gene encoding esterase YqiA — translated: MHKPSLLLYIHGFNSSPLSHKAQVMAEYCKVHRPDIKVIVPRLPSYPSQAAEFLVQLVEKYKDTHQIGLVGSSLGGYLSTWLNHQYGFKAALVNPAVKPYELLADYLGKQVNPYTQEEYFLEEKHMEELLALQVETLHSVDDLWLLQQEGDEVLDYRQAVDKYSACKQTIEKGGDHSFVNFERYPEQIIQFLNL
- a CDS encoding Do family serine endopeptidase — its product is MKKPLLVLGALSLSISAIITPIQSQAALPLAVNSQQLPSLAPMLEKITPAVVSIAVEGTQVSKRHIPEQFRFFFGPDFPSEQVQEQPFRGQGSGVIVDAKKGYIVTNHHVINNAEKILVQLHDGREYTAELIGSDELSDIALLKLEEAKNLTEIKLADSDNLRVGDFSVAIGNPFGLGQTVTSGIISALGRSGLNLDNFENFIQTDAAINSGNSGGALVNLNGDLIGINTAILGPNGGNVGIGFAIPSNMVRNLSEQILEFGHVKRGILGVQGGELTPELAEAFGYETNHGAFVSQVVPDSAADKAGIQAGDILISINGKKIQTFGELRAKVATLGAGKKVTLGLIRDGKEKTITATLKEAEQIKAQAENLHNGLKGAELQNTSQSDPVKGVKISNVEKASMAQRYGLQKDDVIIGVNRKPVKNLQQFRKLLESKPPILALNIQRGEHSLYLVIK
- the parE gene encoding DNA topoisomerase IV subunit B codes for the protein MTEQYNAGAIEVLNGLEPVRRRPGMYTDTVRPNHLGQEVIDNSVDEALAGHAKKVEVILHADQSLEVIDDGRGMPVDIHPVEKVSGVELILCKLHAGGKFSGKNYEFSGGLHGVGISVVNALSKRVEVTVRRDGQVYEIAFEHGDKVSDLTVTGTCGRRNRGTSVHFWPDASYFDSAKFSVTRLINNLKAKAVLCPGLEIVFKDKVNDKEHNWCYEDGLKDYLLEGVTGFTLLPEIPFTGAFSGTGEAADWAVTWLPEGGELVAESYVNLIPTAQGGTHVNGMRQGLLDAMREFCEFRNLVPRGVKLTADDIWDRCAYVLSVKMQDPQFAGQTKERLSSRQCAAFVSGVVKDAFSLWLNEKPQIAEQLAEACIANAHRRMRAAKKVVRKKIASGPALPGKLTDCSVQDLARTELFLVEGDSAGGSAKQARDREFQAVMPLRGKILNTWEVSADQVLASQEVHDISVALGIDPDSDDLSGLRYGKVCILADADSDGLHIATLLCALYLKHFKALVQAGHVYVAMPPLYRIDCGKEVFYALDEEEKEGVLDRLSNKRAKINVQRFKGLGEMNPLQLRETTMDPNTRRLVQLTIDDDEQTDEMMDMLLGKKRADDRRAWLQSNGDQAEV
- the cpdA gene encoding 3',5'-cyclic-AMP phosphodiesterase produces the protein MLSETLLNEESDSIRLLQITDTHLFAPEDGALLGVPTRKSFQSVVEQVLQRTPDFDAILATGDISQDHTVESYQHFVKGITPLKKPCFWLPGNHDYKPSMGGVLPSPQISACEHLLIGQHWQVIILDSQVVGVPHGALSDEQLTLLDNALSQHPQRHSLVLLHHHPLPAGSAWLDQHQLKESDQFWSVLAKHRNVNGIVCGHIHQELDRIVNGVRLLATPSTCVQFLPDSDDFALDSQAPGWRTLDLLPNGDIETQVYRLKDCDFSADSEAGGY